A window from Dysidea avara chromosome 2, odDysAvar1.4, whole genome shotgun sequence encodes these proteins:
- the LOC136247875 gene encoding zinc finger BED domain-containing protein 4-like encodes MVSNTESDLEDEVEDVTEEVGRDVIIVESVNAKGKSKESAVWLYFEKTEEHLERTGSHRMANCKECGKGIKKVKGNTSNLMSHLKTKHSKIYEEVRRKTDEKHKSKQSSSQSSVLKRHAQQSLPGMAAKKTKLDSNSALHKKITRGIAGMMIHDFQPYSFVEDRGFSELMQQLEPRYQISHRTTFSRSIVPSMYKEARKEVESKLCDVLQSKNKMALTTDMWTSEANDAYLGLTCHFLAADFELVSLCLAVEPFTGRHTGVNIASCLKQILHDFIINQAAVSAVITDNASNMDLESRLGEWNSRHCFGHTLQLTIDDGIKMSPGIQKMIKST; translated from the coding sequence ATGGTGTCTAATACAGAATCGGATCTCGAAGACGAGGTTGAAGATGTGACGGAAGAGGTTGGGCGGGATGTTATAATTGTAGAATCGGTGAATGCAAAAGGGAAAAGTAAGGAGAGTGCAGTATGGCTTTACTTTGAAAAGACGGAGGAACACCTGGAAAGGACTGGATCTCACCGCATGGCCAATTGTAAGGAGTGCGGAAAAGGTATTAAAAAAGTGAAGGGAAATACTTCAAACTTAATGAGCCACCTGAAGACAAAGCATTCTAAAATATATGAGGAAGTGAGACGGAAAACCGATGAAAAGCACAAAAGTAAACAATCAAGCAGTCAGTCTAGTGTGCTGAAGAGACACGCGCAGCAATCCTTACCTGGTATGGCTGCAAAAAAAACCAAGCTGGATAGCAATAGTGCCTTACACAAGAAAATCACAAGAGGAATTGCTGGTATGATGAtccatgattttcagccatatTCATTTGTTGAGGATAGAGGATTTTCAGAGCTGATGCAACAATTAGAACCTCGTTATCAGATTTCCCACAGGACAACattttcaagatctattgttcCTTCTATGTACAAGGAGGCAAGGAAAGAAGTTGAATCAAAGCTCTGTGATGTACTGCAAAGCAAGAACAAGATGGCTCTGACAACTGACATGTGGACGTCAGAGGCTAACGATGCCTATCTTGGactaacctgtcattttttggCAGCAGATTTTGAACTTGTGTCACTGTGCCTAGCAGTTGAACCCTTCACAGGGAGGCATACTGGTGTGAATATAGCTTCCTGTTTAAAACAGATTCTTCATGATTTCATTATCAACCAAGCTGCAGTGTCTGCTGTAATAACAGATAATGCTTCTAACATGGACCTGGAATCACGCCTTGGTGAGTGGAATAGTAGGCATTGCTTTGGTCATACTCTGCAGTTGACCATCGATGATGGTATTAAGATGTCCCCAGGAATACAAAAGATGATTAAATCAACCTAG